A single genomic interval of Festucalex cinctus isolate MCC-2025b chromosome 16, RoL_Fcin_1.0, whole genome shotgun sequence harbors:
- the LOC144003279 gene encoding tetraspanin-9, which translates to MARGCVCCVKYMLFLFNLLFWLGGCGLLGVGVWLSVSQGSFATLSPSFPSLSAANLIVTLGTVVMVTGFLGCLGAIKENKCLLLSFFIVLLIILLAELILLILFFIYTDKVSENARRDLKDGLVLYNTDNNAGLRDAWDAIQGEWRCCGVTSFSDWHAALLVSAVPDSCCQFVRSGCGRNASDAFWTRGCYEKVEEWLDDNKHLLGTIAMCVLVIQLLGMAFSMTLYQQIHRAGKKYQA; encoded by the exons ATGGCTCGCGGCTGCGTCTGCTGCGTCAAGTACATGCTCTTCCTCTTCAACCTGCTCTTTTGG ctggGCGGCTGCGGGCTGCTGGGCGTGGGCGTGTGGCTGTCGGTGTCGCAGGGCAGCTTCGCAACGCTGTCGCCGTCCTTCCCGTCGCTGTCGGCCGCCAACCTCATCGTCACGCTGGGCACCGTCGTCATGGTGACGGGCTTCCTGGGATGCCTGGGCGCCATCAAGGAGAACAAGTGCCTCCTGCTTAGC TTTTTCATCGTCCTGTTGATCATCCTGCTGGCCGAGctcatcctcctcatcctcttcttCATCTACACCGACAAA GTGAGTGAAAACGCCCGACGTGATCTTAAGGACGGACTGGTGCTGTACAACACAGACAACAACGCCGGCCTGAGGGACGCCTGGGACGCCATCCAGGGGGAG TGGCGCTGCTGCGGCGTGACAAGTTTCAGCGACTGGCACGCGGCGCTGCTGGTGAGCGCCGTTCCCGACAGCTGCTGCCAGTTCGTCCGTTCGGGATGCGGACGCAACGCTTCCGACGCCTTCTGGACGCGG GGCTGTTACGAGAAAGTGGAGGAGTGGCTGGACGACAACAAGCACCTGCTGGGCACCATCGCCATGTGCGTGTTGGTCATCCAG CTTCTCGGCATGGCCTTCTCCATGACCTTGTACCAGCAGATCCACCGCGCTGGCAAGAAATATCAAGCGTAA
- the LOC144004212 gene encoding uncharacterized protein LOC144004212 — protein MTRRCVAMYCSQAKEKLYEWPKDNRARKWTTFVRAKRMNFTPSSKSVLCYKHFEDACFLNQSAYDKGFAKKLLLNATAVPTIHLPPQDQQQIQNPPAQRAAAANRERKRAVAEAITSAAASEQEMADYEGQLLQDESCSNSEDDEVMPPHNVDKMMQTLKYCPPCEKCKKRANYRSIGIQCNLGQTEPKRKKACMSLVDTDSEEESDMERDGQHIPDQDVEYIAGEDSDEDEPSSSDDEVTHVSFEEILSSESEDLHKQRKYLVFESSLITLLAVCVLCKGRSTCYRYVKGTLVKIQAVCTVCGNKHQWCNQPFVRNLPVLNVLLSSAILFTGSLPSKALRIFRIILAAMHYNENAGRPQKVTKEGIHSYCIVYPKYKSGGYSLRKILVDATYDYVNDCLSEVMKLIDIPNKYRTGDVVVDPQFLTAAVNRPEKSNVIAEHHTRFLRK, from the exons ATGACTCGACGATGTGTGGCGATGTATTGTTCTCaagctaaagaaaagttgtacGAGTGGCCAAAAGATAACAGGGCACGTAAATGGACAACTTTCGTTCGCGCGAAGCGAATGAATTTCACGCCATCGTCGAAGAGTGTTCTGTGTTACAAACACTTCGAAGATGCCTGCTTCCTCAACCAGTCTGCTTATGATAAAGGATTTGCAAAAAA GTTATTGCTCAATGCAACTGCTGTCCCAACAATTCACTTGCCTCCACAAGACCAGCAGCAGATTCAAAATCCACCTGCCCAGCGTGCAGCAGCAGCTAACCGAGAAAGGAAGCGAGCCGTAGCTGAGGCTATCACCTCTGCAGCTGCCTCTGAACAAGAAATGGCTGATTACGAGGGTCAGTTATTGCAGGATGAATCCTGTTCTAACAGCGAAGATGATGAAGTTATGCCACCACATAATGTGGATAAAA TGATGCAGACATTGAAGTATTGTCCTCCATGTGAGAAATGCAAGAAGAGGGCAAATTACCGGTCCATTGGTATACAATGCAACTTGGGCCAAACAGAACCCAAAAGGAAAAAAGCCTGTATGTCACTGGTTGACACAGATAGTGAAGAGGAGAGTGACATGGAAAGGGACGGTCAACACATCCCAGACCAAGATGTGGAATATATTGCAGGAGAGGACAGCGATGAAGATGAACCAAGTTCATCAGACGATGAAGTGACACATGTCAGCTTTGAAGAAATCCT GAGCAGTGAAAGTGAAGACCTTCACAAGCAACGGAAGTACTTGGTGTTTGAGTCCTCCCTGATCACCCTCTTGGCCGTTTGTGTCCTTTGCAAAGGCAGAAGCACCTGCTACCGCTATGTCAAAGGGACACTGGTGAAGATCCAGGCTGTTTGCACTGTTTGTGGGAACAAGCATCAGTGGTGTAATCAGCCCTTTGTTAGAAACCTGCCTGTACTAAACGTCCTCCTCAGCTCAGCAATCCTGTTCACTGGAAGTTTGCCAAGCAAGGCTTTAAGAATATTCAG aatcattctcgctgctatgcattataatgaaaatgctgggagaccacagaaagtgacgaaggaaggaatacactcctactgcatcgtttatcccaaatataagagtggtggctattctctgagaaagatattggtggatgcaacttatg actATGTGAATGACTGCCTTTCAGAGGTGATGAAACTGATTGACATTCCAAATAAGTACAGAACCGGTGATGTGGTCGTCGACCCACAATTTcttacagcagcagtgaacagaccggaaaaatcaaatgttattgctgagcaccatacgagattcctcagaaaataa